The nucleotide sequence TAGATCTCCGGGTTCCAGCCGGCCTTGAGCATGTTCAGCTTCAGCAGCGCGGTGAACGCCGGGATCGAGAAGGAGACGACGACGTCGGCGCCCTTGCTCTTCATCTGCGACACCTGCGACGTCAGGTCGGTGTTGGACGTCGTGTAGGTGGTGCGGGCGACGACCTGGCTGGCCGGGATGTACTTGTCGAGGCCCTCCACGCCGTCCTTGCCGAAGTCGTCGTTCTGGTAGAAGTACGCGATCTTCTTGCCCTTGAGGTTGTCGGCGATGTACTTGCCCATCACCGCGCCCTCGACGGTGTACTCCGGCTGGAAGCCGAACGTGTAGGGGTGCTGCTTGGGTTCGTTCCAGCACTTGCAGCCGGAGGCCACGAACAGGTCCGGCACCTTCTGCTGGTTGAGGAAGTCGACGACCTTCTCGTGGGTCGGCGTGCCCAGACCGTTGAAGATCGCGAAGACGTTGTCCTGGAGGACCAGCTCACGCACCACGCTGACGGTGTTGGTGGGGTTGTAGCCGTCGTCGAGGTACTTGTAGATGATCTTGCGGCCGTTGATGCCGCCGTTCTTGTTGATGTAGTCGAACATCGCCTTCGCGGAGGGGGCGATCTCGCTGTAGCCGGGAGCGGCCGGCCCGGTGAGCGGCTGGTGGCTGCCGATCGTGATCGTCGTCGCGGTCACGCCCGGCACGTTGCCGCCGGCGTTGTTGTTGTTGTTGCCGGACTTGGAGCCACTGCCGCCACTGCTGCCGCCGCAGGCTGCCGCGCCCAGCATGAGCGCGAGCAGGCCGGCGGCCATGCGAAACGCGGTCTTGCGCATGGAACCTCCCGGTTCGTCGGGCGGGGTGCCCGTCGCCGAGGAACCTATCGACGCCCGAGTGACGTCTGCCACATCCGGCGCGGAATCGTTGCGTGCGCGTTATCCGCCGTGCCTGGCGGTGCGCGGGCCCCGTCGGCGGACGAGGCCGGTCACGAGCGACAGCAGGCGACGCAGCGCCCCTTGCAGGCCCTGCGGGAAGACGAGCATGGCGATGATCAGCACGGCGCCGTAGATCGCGATCGGGATGTTGGCGCGGATGTTGCTGCCCAGGTTGTGCGACGCGCCGAAGTTGTCGGCCCAGGTCGGCAGGAACACCAGCACCAGCGAGCCGTAGACCGCGCCGGCGAGGCTGCCGAGCCCACCGATGATCACCGCCGTCAGCAGCGAGATCGACAGCACCAGCGTGAACGCGCCCGGGGCCGCGAGCCCGGTGACCAGCGCCAGCAGGCCACCGCCGAGGCCCGCGCACGCGGCGCTGACGATGAACGCGGTGATCTGCACGCGGGCGATGTTCAGGCCGCACAGCTGGGCGGCGACCTCGTCGTCGCGGACGGCCCGGAAGTTGCGGCCGACCCGGCTGCGGGTCAGGTTGGCCAGGAAGAACAGCACGAGCAGCGCGGAGATCAGGCTGATCCAGGCCAGCCACTCGAGCGGGTTGATGTGGTTGGCCAGGCCGCCGGGCGGGTTGGGCGTGGGAAAGCTCAGCCCGGTGTCGGCGCTGAGGAACCCCTCGGCCTTGTTCCAGTTGGTGATGGCCGGCAGCCCAACGGCGAAGGCCAGCGTGGCGCCGGCGAGATAGGGGCCCCGCAGGCGCGCGGCGGTCGCGCCGACCACGACGCCGACCAGGGCGGAGATCACGACCGCGGCCACGAGCGTCTCGGCGGTGCCCCACCCCTGCTTGATGCTGAGCAGCGCGACCGTGTAGGCGCCGACCATCATGAAGGCACCGTGGCCGAGCGAGATCTGGCCGTTGAGCCCGACGAGCACGGTGAGGCCGCCGACCGCGCAGATGTAGTAGCCGACGTTGGCGACCTGGCTGTTGCGGAACGGTCCGACGGACTCGGTCACCCAGTACGACAGCGCCAGCCCGACGATCAGGCCGAGCACGTGCCAGAGCAAGGTGTGCTCCCGGGCCCAGGCCCAGCTGCGCGGAAGCTGCGCGCTGGCGGAGATCCTCGGGCCGCGCCGGTGCGCGGGGGCGACCACGTCACCTTCG is from Mycobacteriales bacterium and encodes:
- a CDS encoding ABC transporter substrate-binding protein; translation: MRKTAFRMAAGLLALMLGAAACGGSSGGSGSKSGNNNNNAGGNVPGVTATTITIGSHQPLTGPAAPGYSEIAPSAKAMFDYINKNGGINGRKIIYKYLDDGYNPTNTVSVVRELVLQDNVFAIFNGLGTPTHEKVVDFLNQQKVPDLFVASGCKCWNEPKQHPYTFGFQPEYTVEGAVMGKYIADNLKGKKIAYFYQNDDFGKDGVEGLDKYIPASQVVARTTYTTSNTDLTSQVSQMKSKGADVVVSFSIPAFTALLKLNMLKAGWNPEIYVSNVGSDPVTLSGLLEAFAKKGGATVQGNQLIQGLHTNAYLPPY
- a CDS encoding branched-chain amino acid ABC transporter permease, which produces MTTDNENGVGEQVGDVAGPRTEGDVVAPAHRRGPRISASAQLPRSWAWAREHTLLWHVLGLIVGLALSYWVTESVGPFRNSQVANVGYYICAVGGLTVLVGLNGQISLGHGAFMMVGAYTVALLSIKQGWGTAETLVAAVVISALVGVVVGATAARLRGPYLAGATLAFAVGLPAITNWNKAEGFLSADTGLSFPTPNPPGGLANHINPLEWLAWISLISALLVLFFLANLTRSRVGRNFRAVRDDEVAAQLCGLNIARVQITAFIVSAACAGLGGGLLALVTGLAAPGAFTLVLSISLLTAVIIGGLGSLAGAVYGSLVLVFLPTWADNFGASHNLGSNIRANIPIAIYGAVLIIAMLVFPQGLQGALRRLLSLVTGLVRRRGPRTARHGG